A genomic region of Catalinimonas niigatensis contains the following coding sequences:
- the ppgK gene encoding polyphosphate--glucose phosphotransferase: MEILGLDVGGSGIKGAIVDTDKGELVSERYRLDTPQPSKPVRVAKTVSKIVDHFAWKGIVGCSFPAVIIKGRSMTAGNISKKWIGTQADELFSEYCNGLSFYLANDADLAGVAEMKLGAGRGLMGKVMMITIGTGLGTGMFYNGQLIPNMELGRILYKNGEPVEYYAADSARKKEDLSMKEWARRFDYYLHHMVRICSPDYFILGGGISKKYDQFKDYLTVDIPIKVAEARNNAGIIGAAIHAETLHTLYS, from the coding sequence ATGGAAATTTTAGGTCTGGATGTAGGCGGCTCAGGAATAAAAGGAGCTATTGTAGATACTGACAAAGGTGAACTGGTATCTGAAAGGTATCGGCTGGACACTCCCCAACCCTCAAAACCGGTGCGGGTGGCCAAAACGGTAAGTAAAATAGTGGACCATTTTGCGTGGAAAGGTATCGTAGGGTGCAGTTTTCCGGCAGTGATTATCAAGGGTAGATCTATGACAGCAGGCAACATCAGCAAAAAATGGATAGGCACGCAGGCTGATGAACTGTTCAGTGAGTATTGCAACGGCCTCAGCTTTTATCTGGCCAACGATGCCGACCTGGCTGGTGTGGCCGAAATGAAACTGGGGGCAGGCCGTGGACTGATGGGTAAGGTGATGATGATTACCATTGGTACCGGGCTAGGCACGGGCATGTTCTACAATGGCCAGCTTATTCCCAATATGGAACTGGGCAGAATACTGTACAAAAATGGTGAGCCTGTGGAGTACTATGCTGCGGACTCCGCCCGTAAAAAAGAAGACCTGTCTATGAAAGAGTGGGCCCGTCGCTTCGACTACTACCTGCACCATATGGTGCGAATATGTTCACCCGATTATTTCATTTTGGGAGGTGGTATTAGCAAAAAGTATGATCAGTTCAAAGATTATCTGACCGTAGATATTCCCATAAAAGTAGCGGAAGCCAGAAACAATGCCGGAATCATAGGTGCGGCCATACATGCTGAGACTCTGCACACCTTGTACAGCTAA
- a CDS encoding DUF2911 domain-containing protein: MRKLLYPLLAFSLAWLIALPQVIAQSVTLPPSGDNQKSIVTQYIGSLAHVTLQYNSPNVTAPDGEDRRGKIWGTEVAHYGLINLGFGTAEAAPWRAGANENTTITFSDDMEVEGKSIPAGTYGLHMIVEENQPWVLILSKNASAWGSYFYDEREDALRVEVKPEASEFHEWLTYEFVDRQPEQTTVAMMWENVKVPFTVSVPDVKKLYVDNMRKELQSSGGFSWQGWNQAATYCLMNDTNLEEALTWADNAVSMPYIGQENFTTLQTKASILSKLDRTAEADQIMMQAINHATATPLQIHAYGRQLISQGETEKALEIFQLNAKKYPDTWPVNVGLARGYSATGDYKKAIKHAKMAAQEAPDQLNKDSMQAAVETLQKGEDFN; the protein is encoded by the coding sequence ATGAGAAAGCTCCTTTACCCTTTGCTGGCCTTTAGCCTGGCGTGGCTGATAGCTCTTCCACAAGTGATTGCCCAGTCAGTCACACTTCCTCCCAGCGGTGATAACCAGAAAAGTATCGTGACCCAATACATTGGTTCCCTGGCCCATGTCACCCTACAATACAATAGTCCCAACGTGACTGCTCCTGACGGAGAAGATCGTAGGGGTAAAATCTGGGGAACTGAAGTGGCGCACTATGGACTGATCAATTTAGGATTCGGTACTGCGGAGGCGGCTCCCTGGCGGGCTGGTGCCAATGAAAATACGACCATCACTTTCTCTGACGACATGGAGGTGGAAGGAAAAAGCATTCCTGCCGGTACTTACGGTCTGCATATGATCGTAGAAGAAAACCAGCCCTGGGTACTGATCCTTTCCAAAAACGCATCTGCCTGGGGAAGCTACTTCTATGATGAAAGAGAAGATGCCCTGCGGGTAGAAGTGAAACCCGAAGCATCTGAATTTCACGAATGGCTGACCTACGAGTTTGTAGACCGTCAGCCTGAGCAGACTACCGTAGCTATGATGTGGGAAAATGTAAAAGTTCCTTTTACAGTAAGCGTTCCCGATGTCAAAAAGCTGTACGTAGACAATATGCGCAAAGAGCTTCAGTCGTCAGGTGGTTTTAGCTGGCAGGGCTGGAACCAGGCGGCCACGTATTGCCTGATGAATGATACAAATCTGGAAGAAGCGCTGACCTGGGCAGATAATGCGGTGAGTATGCCTTATATTGGTCAGGAGAATTTTACCACGCTACAAACCAAAGCGAGTATTCTCAGTAAGCTTGATCGTACTGCTGAAGCGGATCAGATCATGATGCAGGCCATCAATCATGCTACGGCTACGCCGCTTCAGATTCATGCGTATGGTAGGCAGTTGATCAGCCAGGGAGAGACAGAAAAAGCGCTGGAGATTTTTCAGTTGAATGCCAAAAAATATCCTGACACCTGGCCGGTCAATGTAGGCCTGGCCCGTGGCTACTCAGCTACCGGAGATTATAAAAAAGCGATCAAGCATGCAAAAATGGCTGCTCAAGAAGCTCCCGACCAGTTGAATAAGGACAGCATGCAGGCAGCGGTAGAAACTTTGCAGAAGGGAGAAGATTTTAATTAA
- a CDS encoding J domain-containing protein, which produces MKKNTLPVIGKKDQQQVISKRQKEFNRRIKKVNALKAELEDMEKSIPEIRSYYQQQIVPVQDKIAASRVRFVKLLDTAYDMKYFRGKEKEKIREILLNHAYELITHYGKSELEPIYDKHSEISYQEEKASVKDMSRDMAEDMFKDLFDIDVDLEGVDLDNFEEIGDRFQQQAKAREEQKAQQKQKRKKTKAQQAREERQAKEAKSISKTTREIYMKLVREFHPDRETDEQKQAEMTEKMQRITEAYKKDDFYELLRLEMELLQGIDERLDELSDEQLKLYNKLLKEQEDELSDKLHSLEFMPSMDMPAIEPFVEYLRFKKYAPHAINRDHHALKEKLRMMKNDIKILGDKQNLRDFLHDYEIEREDEMEFFFPFDDFEDED; this is translated from the coding sequence ATGAAGAAGAATACATTACCCGTCATAGGAAAAAAGGATCAGCAGCAGGTCATTTCCAAAAGACAGAAAGAGTTTAACCGCCGCATCAAAAAGGTCAATGCACTAAAAGCTGAGCTGGAAGACATGGAAAAATCTATTCCCGAAATCAGAAGCTACTACCAGCAGCAGATTGTGCCGGTGCAGGATAAGATTGCAGCAAGCAGGGTGCGCTTTGTCAAGCTCCTGGATACAGCTTACGACATGAAGTATTTCCGTGGCAAGGAAAAAGAAAAAATTCGCGAGATCCTCCTCAACCATGCTTATGAATTGATCACCCACTACGGAAAAAGTGAACTGGAACCTATCTATGACAAACACAGCGAAATCAGTTATCAGGAAGAGAAAGCATCGGTCAAAGATATGAGCCGGGACATGGCTGAAGACATGTTCAAAGATTTGTTCGACATAGACGTAGATCTGGAGGGTGTGGACCTGGATAATTTTGAAGAAATCGGCGACCGCTTCCAGCAGCAAGCCAAAGCCCGGGAGGAGCAAAAAGCGCAGCAGAAACAGAAACGCAAAAAGACCAAAGCCCAGCAGGCTAGAGAAGAACGGCAAGCCAAAGAAGCCAAAAGCATCAGCAAGACCACTCGTGAGATCTACATGAAGCTGGTCAGGGAGTTTCATCCCGACCGGGAGACAGACGAGCAGAAGCAGGCCGAGATGACTGAAAAGATGCAGCGCATCACCGAAGCCTATAAAAAAGATGATTTCTACGAACTGCTACGCCTGGAAATGGAGTTGCTGCAAGGCATAGACGAGCGTCTGGATGAACTCAGCGATGAGCAGTTGAAACTCTACAACAAACTATTGAAAGAGCAGGAAGATGAACTGAGTGACAAGCTGCATTCTCTGGAATTTATGCCCAGCATGGATATGCCTGCGATTGAGCCTTTTGTGGAATATCTCCGCTTCAAAAAATATGCTCCTCATGCCATCAACAGAGACCATCATGCGCTAAAAGAAAAGCTGCGCATGATGAAAAACGATATCAAGATACTGGGGGATAAACAAAACCTCCGCGACTTCCTGCACGATTATGAAATTGAAAGAGAAGATGAGATGGAGTTCTTCTTTCCTTTTGATGATTTTGAGGATGAGGATTGA
- a CDS encoding helix-turn-helix domain-containing protein yields MESKPILSERIRQRRLQKGYSQEYLADSARVSIRTLQRIEGGHTEPRGHTLIALANALDMAIEDLMDFTKKHDRSILHLINLSALSYFLLPLGNIILPLIIWIIYKDKVEGASRFGKRQIFIQAGWTMLIFLSYVFLLFPPFLPDDMNMSTNSKIMMAQLAGILLVYVLNALYIIIVSILIAKNKSVSFLGLER; encoded by the coding sequence ATGGAAAGTAAACCTATTTTATCCGAAAGGATTCGCCAGAGAAGATTACAAAAAGGCTACTCCCAGGAGTATCTCGCTGATAGTGCCAGAGTAAGCATTCGTACACTGCAAAGAATTGAAGGCGGACACACCGAACCCCGGGGACATACCTTGATTGCCTTAGCCAATGCATTGGATATGGCGATTGAAGACCTGATGGATTTTACCAAGAAACATGACCGTTCCATTCTCCACCTGATCAATTTGTCTGCACTGTCTTACTTTTTGTTGCCGCTTGGGAATATCATCCTTCCCCTCATCATCTGGATCATATACAAAGATAAAGTAGAAGGTGCAAGTCGATTCGGAAAGAGGCAGATATTCATTCAGGCCGGATGGACTATGCTCATCTTTCTCTCTTATGTATTCTTATTATTTCCCCCGTTTTTACCTGACGATATGAATATGAGTACAAATTCTAAAATTATGATGGCACAACTGGCGGGAATTCTTCTGGTGTACGTGCTAAATGCTCTATATATCATCATCGTATCTATACTGATTGCTAAAAACAAATCAGTCTCATTTTTAGGGCTGGAACGATAA
- a CDS encoding WD40/YVTN/BNR-like repeat-containing protein, with amino-acid sequence MKLSLLSILFSCLCLLSCQNATQENPPAATQDSLTFNFQWEHVNTPTSASLRGLSAVSENIAWTSGSEATCFMTKDGGQSWQSFSFEVPDTLQFRDVEAFDAQIAYLLSAGSPGLIYKTTDGGQSWTLQYENTHPAVFLDGMAFWNAQEAIVMGDPLEGYFTLLRTDDGGEHWERIASANLPAPQQGEGGFAASGTNIVVQGEQHAWFASGGKASRVFYSMDGGRQWQFAETPVQQGEASQGIFSLAFADTLLGVGVGGDYLVPEDTSRIACYTTDGGRSWQLAQQMPSGYRSGVAYFPEDQLFIAVGTNGSDYSTDFGKSWTPLDTTAFHGIQAVPGASAAWLSGNDGRVAKLRW; translated from the coding sequence ATGAAGCTATCTCTCTTATCCATTCTCTTTTCATGTCTTTGCCTGCTCAGTTGCCAAAATGCTACTCAGGAAAATCCACCAGCTGCTACTCAGGATAGCCTTACTTTTAATTTCCAATGGGAACACGTGAATACGCCAACCAGCGCCAGCCTGCGTGGACTCTCGGCGGTAAGTGAAAATATTGCCTGGACCAGCGGAAGTGAAGCCACCTGCTTCATGACTAAGGATGGAGGACAAAGCTGGCAAAGCTTTTCTTTTGAAGTGCCTGATACTCTTCAATTCAGAGATGTGGAAGCTTTTGATGCGCAAATAGCCTACCTGCTTAGCGCTGGCAGCCCCGGACTGATTTATAAAACTACCGATGGTGGACAAAGCTGGACATTGCAGTATGAAAATACACATCCTGCAGTATTTCTGGATGGCATGGCTTTCTGGAATGCGCAAGAGGCTATTGTGATGGGCGATCCGCTGGAAGGCTATTTTACCCTGTTGCGTACCGATGATGGAGGAGAACATTGGGAACGTATCGCTTCAGCAAACTTACCTGCACCCCAGCAAGGAGAAGGAGGCTTTGCCGCCAGCGGCACCAACATCGTAGTGCAGGGAGAGCAGCATGCTTGGTTTGCCAGTGGAGGCAAAGCTTCCCGTGTGTTTTATTCTATGGACGGGGGCAGACAGTGGCAGTTTGCAGAAACACCTGTGCAACAAGGCGAAGCTTCTCAGGGAATCTTTTCTCTGGCCTTTGCCGATACTTTGCTGGGCGTAGGTGTTGGAGGAGATTATCTGGTACCCGAAGATACTTCCCGTATTGCCTGCTACACTACAGACGGTGGCAGAAGCTGGCAACTGGCACAACAGATGCCTAGCGGCTATCGCTCGGGCGTGGCTTACTTTCCCGAAGATCAACTTTTTATTGCCGTCGGGACCAATGGCTCTGACTACTCCACCGATTTTGGCAAAAGCTGGACTCCCCTAGATACGACAGCTTTCCACGGCATACAGGCCGTGCCCGGAGCCTCTGCCGCCTGGCTGAGTGGAAATGATGGAAGGGTGGCGAAGCTGAGGTGGTAG